Proteins encoded together in one Ignavibacteriales bacterium window:
- the recF gene encoding DNA replication/repair protein RecF, with amino-acid sequence MKIRELHAQNFRNHTHTDVVFGEGINAVLGRNGEGKTNLLEAISYLCLTKSFFGSADGVVLRVGASRFNASGELETDSGLRYHIAVSYDHESGEKRFLINKAPVEKFSEVVGQFPVVVLSPESGAITSGGPADRRRFLDFVIAQASKVYLEDLLEYRRVLRQRNRVLFDSKVRRIDYADVIEPWDQELVDSGARITHRRSLFLKELQPIVHESYSQIAGRIEQPAIQYQPSVTHEDGASEEELKSLFQQTLRAKASEEKRLGITLVGPHRDELDLAINTLSVRSHASQGQHKTFLIALKIAEFVYLQAKRNERPILLLDDVFTELDHHRSERLLALTGSVGQAFITTTSESVFPPAFDWTGANRRFLVSKGTVEYAKPASLAN; translated from the coding sequence GTGAAGATCCGCGAACTCCACGCACAGAATTTCCGCAACCACACTCATACCGACGTAGTCTTCGGAGAGGGGATCAATGCGGTTCTTGGTAGAAATGGCGAGGGGAAGACCAACCTCCTCGAAGCCATCTCGTACCTGTGTCTGACGAAAAGTTTCTTTGGCAGCGCCGACGGCGTGGTTCTTCGGGTTGGGGCATCGCGGTTCAACGCCAGCGGTGAACTGGAAACGGATTCGGGATTGCGGTATCACATAGCAGTCTCCTACGATCACGAGTCCGGGGAAAAGAGATTTCTGATCAACAAAGCGCCCGTGGAGAAGTTCTCGGAAGTCGTGGGACAGTTTCCGGTCGTAGTCTTGTCGCCGGAATCGGGAGCGATTACAAGCGGGGGGCCGGCAGATCGGCGGCGATTTCTGGACTTTGTGATTGCGCAGGCGAGCAAGGTGTATCTGGAAGACCTGCTCGAATACCGCCGGGTGCTGCGGCAGCGAAACAGAGTGTTGTTTGACAGCAAGGTGCGCCGAATAGACTATGCGGATGTGATCGAGCCCTGGGATCAGGAATTGGTCGACAGCGGAGCGCGGATCACTCACCGACGCAGCCTGTTTCTCAAAGAGCTTCAGCCCATTGTCCATGAATCGTACAGCCAGATCGCAGGCAGGATTGAGCAGCCCGCGATACAGTATCAGCCATCGGTAACACATGAAGACGGGGCGTCCGAAGAGGAGCTGAAAAGTCTCTTTCAGCAAACGTTGAGGGCCAAAGCATCTGAGGAAAAGCGGCTCGGAATCACGCTGGTCGGACCGCACAGGGATGAACTCGATCTTGCAATCAACACTCTGAGCGTTCGGTCACACGCATCGCAGGGACAGCACAAAACATTCCTGATTGCCCTGAAGATTGCAGAGTTCGTCTACCTTCAGGCAAAACGGAACGAGCGGCCAATTCTCTTGCTCGACGATGTTTTCACGGAGCTTGATCACCACAGATCCGAAAGACTTCTGGCGCTGACCGGATCGGTCGGCCAGGCGTTCATCACGACGACAAGCGAAAGCGTTTTTCCTCCCGCGTTCGATTGGACGGGGGCAAACCGGCGGTTCTTGGTGAGCAAAGGAACGGTTGAGTATGCGAAACCGGCCAGTCTCGCGAATTAA
- the dnaN gene encoding DNA polymerase III subunit beta, which produces MKFTVASNELQKALAKVSGVVPSKSTLPILENILFRLSKNVLQLVATDLEVSMSASLDVKGNEEGSIAVPAKRLMETIRALPDIQLVFNADMSSNKVKMITEMGEYVLMGESSEEFPTIPQVKGEDKITLSGEMLKSMIHRTLFAVSTDELRPAMTGILMQVKDGDLRTVSTDGHRLVRIQYTGLKQPKVKWDIIVPAKALNLVSRSVDSETNTIAVDATHVQFTFGTTTLTSRVIEEGYPNYESVIPLDNDKKLVVARDLLLAAVRRVALYSSSTTHQVRCSLRKNELRVMAEDIDFGGEAKEKVPCDYNGEELEIGFNSTYLIDILSHLDGEEAEFKLGTAVRAAIITPAHQKPNEDLLMLVMPMRLNT; this is translated from the coding sequence ATGAAATTCACCGTTGCAAGTAATGAACTACAAAAGGCACTGGCTAAGGTCAGTGGCGTTGTTCCGTCGAAATCGACACTCCCAATACTAGAAAATATATTATTCAGGCTTTCCAAAAATGTGCTGCAACTTGTAGCAACGGATCTTGAAGTATCTATGTCTGCTTCCCTTGATGTAAAAGGGAATGAAGAGGGATCAATTGCGGTACCGGCCAAACGATTGATGGAAACCATCCGAGCCTTGCCGGATATACAACTTGTGTTTAATGCAGATATGTCATCCAACAAGGTGAAGATGATTACCGAGATGGGTGAATATGTTCTGATGGGAGAATCAAGCGAAGAATTTCCTACCATTCCGCAGGTAAAGGGTGAAGATAAAATAACACTGAGCGGTGAAATGCTAAAAAGCATGATTCACCGTACCTTGTTTGCCGTCAGCACCGATGAATTGCGGCCTGCTATGACAGGAATACTGATGCAGGTAAAAGACGGAGATCTGCGAACCGTTTCCACCGACGGACACCGGCTTGTTCGAATTCAATATACCGGCCTGAAGCAGCCAAAAGTGAAGTGGGATATAATTGTCCCCGCAAAAGCCCTCAATCTCGTTTCTCGGTCTGTCGACAGCGAGACCAATACCATTGCCGTCGACGCAACGCACGTTCAGTTCACTTTTGGAACAACCACGCTGACATCGCGAGTAATAGAGGAGGGTTATCCCAACTATGAATCCGTTATACCTCTTGACAACGACAAAAAACTTGTTGTAGCGAGAGATCTTCTTCTTGCAGCCGTCCGCCGCGTGGCGTTGTATTCAAGTTCGACCACACACCAGGTTCGTTGTTCGCTTCGGAAGAACGAACTGCGCGTGATGGCGGAAGACATTGATTTCGGGGGAGAGGCAAAAGAAAAGGTCCCGTGCGACTACAACGGGGAGGAATTGGAGATAGGTTTCAACTCGACGTATCTCATCGATATTCTTTCACACCTTGACGGCGAGGAAGCAGAATTCAAGCTGGGCACGGCCGTTCGGGCCGCAATTATAACGCCGGCACACCAAAAACCGAACGAGGACCTGCTCATGCTTGTCATGCCCATGCGGCTGAACACATAA